In the Pygocentrus nattereri isolate fPygNat1 chromosome 19, fPygNat1.pri, whole genome shotgun sequence genome, one interval contains:
- the LOC108424060 gene encoding caspase-8-like, with amino-acid sequence MADKVLADVRIELKKGLSLTVIKQLLDDLTNKRVLNEEEAETILESNAARADKARDLIDSVKKKGCVASEIMIAKLKVYDEHLYNKLELGKLLQPACEEPAPGGPANQPITVSDKSNDKEYPMTSKPRGYCVIINNMNFKNNKRNREGSNYDAAALEKVFKFLGFDVQIYTDQKAEAMKKLLLDFSKKEHGDCFVCCVLSHGEKKGVIGTDQKLCPMKDILSPFDGKNCSTLAGKPKVFFIQACRGKNREEKVVVSVDDCHERDVDLASDTLEETYSIPKNSDFLVAMSTVEDYVSYRTANGSWFIQALCAQLEEGSKSGDDILTILTKVNEEVSRMEGDEIVNETTCDAKMTPEPRFTLTKKLIFKIP; translated from the exons ATGGCCG ACAAGGTGCTCGCAGATGTCCGAATTGAGTTAAAGAAAGGTTTGTCGCTGACTGTGATCAAGCAGCTCTTGGACGATCTGACAAATAAAAGAGTATTAAATGAAGAAGAAGCTGAAACCATCCTGGAGTCGAATGCAGCGCGAGCTGATAAAGCTCGTGATCTAATCGACAGTGTTAAGAAGAAAGGGTGTGTGGCCAGTGAAATCATGATAGCAAAACTAAAAGTCTATGATGAACATCTTTACAATAAGCTGGAACTGGGTAAGCTTCTGCAGCCAGCTTGTGAGGAACCTGCACCTGGAGGTCctgctaatcagccaattacTGTCTCAG ATAAAAGCAATGATAAG gAATATCCAATGACCAGTAAACCACGTGGTTACTGTGTAATCATCAACAACATgaactttaaaaataataaacggAACCGAGAAGGATCCAACTATGATGCAG CTGCTTTGGAGAAAGTGTTTAAGTTTCTGGGTTTTGATGTTCAAATTTATACTGATCAGAAAGCAGAGGCGATGAAGAAGCTTCTGCTAGACTTCAGCAAGAAAGAACATGGAGATTGCTTTGTCTGCTGTGTGCTCAGTCATGGAGAGAAGAAAGGTGTGATTGGGACAGACCAGAAACTGTGTCCAATGAAGGACATCCTGTCTCCGTTTGATGGGAAAAACTGCTCTACTCTGGCCGGCAAGCCCAAGGTGTTCTTCATCCAGGCATGCAGAGGCAAAAACAGGGAGGAGAAGGTTGTGGTCTCTGTGGATGATTGTCATGAGAGGGACGTCGACTTGGCGTCTGACACTCTAGAAGAAACTTATAGCATCCCCAAAAACTCTGATTTCCTGGTCGCCATGTCCACAGTGGAGGACTATGTCTCCTATCGAACTGCTAATGGCTCATGGTTCATTCAAGCACTCTGCGCACAATTAGAAGAAGGAAGTAAAAG CGGTGATGACATCCTTACAATCCTCACCAAAGTGAATGAAGAGGTCAGCAGGATGGAGGGGGATGAGATAGTGAATGAAACAACCTGTGATGCTAAGATGACCCCAGAGCCCCGCTTCACCCTCACAAAGAAGCTGATTTTCAAAATTCCCTGA